One region of Termitidicoccus mucosus genomic DNA includes:
- a CDS encoding flagellar basal body P-ring protein FlgI — protein sequence MLRLFVTLLLAGLAAAHASRIKDLSLVEGGRDNQLVGYGLVVGLAGDGDSNTQSTLRAVANVLQRHGLTVTTQQIRAKNTAAVMITADISAFMKPGARIDVTVASMGDAKSLQGGVLLQTPLLGADGRVYAVAQGPIAVGGFLGGTSGPGGATVQRNHPTTGGISNGAIVEREIPTTFTSDGVLVLQLHNPDFTSASRVATAINAVHANAAIPRDAATIDVRVPPAYTGSEVAFLAEIGAIEIAPDTTARIVINERTGTIVATSSVRLSKVAISHGSLTITVASTLGVSQPGPFGQGQTVVTPSTQTDVAEARGSFNVIGETSSIERLAAALNALGVSTREMMAIFQSLKRSGALQAELVIN from the coding sequence ATGCTCCGCTTGTTTGTCACACTTTTGCTGGCCGGTCTGGCCGCGGCCCACGCGTCGCGGATCAAGGACCTGTCCTTGGTGGAAGGCGGGCGTGACAACCAGCTCGTGGGCTATGGTCTGGTGGTTGGGCTCGCGGGGGACGGCGATTCCAACACGCAGTCCACCCTGCGCGCGGTGGCCAATGTGCTCCAGCGCCACGGCCTCACGGTCACGACCCAGCAAATCCGCGCCAAGAACACCGCGGCCGTGATGATCACGGCCGACATTTCCGCGTTCATGAAACCGGGCGCGCGCATCGACGTGACGGTGGCGTCCATGGGCGACGCGAAATCGCTGCAAGGCGGCGTGCTGTTGCAGACGCCGCTGCTTGGCGCCGACGGACGGGTTTACGCGGTCGCCCAGGGTCCCATCGCGGTGGGCGGTTTTCTCGGCGGAACATCGGGGCCGGGCGGGGCCACCGTGCAGCGCAATCACCCGACGACCGGCGGCATCAGCAACGGCGCGATCGTCGAGCGCGAGATCCCGACCACGTTCACGAGCGACGGCGTGCTTGTGTTGCAGTTGCACAATCCCGATTTCACGTCCGCCTCGCGCGTGGCCACGGCGATCAACGCCGTCCACGCCAACGCCGCCATCCCGCGCGACGCCGCCACCATCGACGTGCGCGTGCCGCCGGCCTACACGGGCAGCGAGGTGGCGTTTCTCGCGGAGATCGGTGCGATCGAGATCGCGCCCGACACGACCGCGCGCATCGTCATCAACGAGCGCACCGGCACGATTGTCGCCACCTCCTCGGTGCGCCTCTCGAAAGTCGCGATCAGCCACGGGTCCCTGACCATCACCGTGGCCTCCACGCTCGGCGTCTCCCAGCCCGGGCCGTTTGGGCAGGGCCAGACTGTGGTGACGCCCTCGACCCAGACCGATGTCGCGGAGGCGCGGGGCAGCTTCAACGTGATCGGCGAGACGAGTTCCATCGAGCGCCTCGCCGCCGCGCTCAACGCGCTCGGCGTGAGCACGCGCGAGATGATGGCGATTTTCCAATCCTTGAAACGCTCCGGCGCGCTCCAAGCCGAGCTGGTGATCAACTGA
- a CDS encoding flagellar basal body L-ring protein FlgH produces MNKYNLLPLVVLALAALPAAAQSLWTAPGSREQSLVADPKAGRIGDIVTIVVAESAAQSSTQSKQTNSNSSANAAVNQFLYPSTASKFGTHNGALPGVSFSGASEFSGGGAVNNAQVITARAAVVVTDVLPNGNLVIAGARRITFSGETQHIILHGVVRRDDISSTNTVLSSNVADTNLEFISEGALTDAQKRGWLSRIYEKLRPF; encoded by the coding sequence ATGAATAAATATAACCTCCTCCCGCTCGTCGTGCTTGCCCTTGCCGCGCTGCCGGCCGCGGCCCAGTCGCTCTGGACGGCCCCGGGCAGCCGGGAGCAGTCGCTGGTGGCTGACCCCAAGGCCGGGCGCATCGGCGACATCGTCACCATCGTGGTGGCGGAGTCCGCCGCGCAGTCCTCGACCCAGAGCAAGCAGACAAACTCGAACTCGTCGGCCAACGCGGCGGTCAACCAGTTCCTGTATCCGTCGACGGCCAGCAAGTTCGGCACGCACAACGGCGCTCTTCCCGGCGTCTCGTTTTCCGGTGCGAGCGAGTTTTCCGGCGGCGGCGCGGTGAACAACGCGCAGGTGATCACCGCGCGCGCGGCGGTGGTCGTCACCGACGTGCTGCCCAATGGCAACCTCGTGATCGCCGGCGCCAGGCGCATCACATTTTCCGGCGAAACCCAGCATATTATTCTTCATGGAGTCGTCAGGCGTGACGATATCAGCAGCACCAACACCGTTCTCTCCAGCAATGTCGCGGACACCAATTTGGAATTCATCAGCGAAGGCGCGCTTACCGATGCCCAGAAGCGCGGCTGGCTGAGCCGCATCTACGAAAAACTTCGTCCCTTCTAA
- the flgA gene encoding flagellar basal body P-ring formation chaperone FlgA produces MRRLLIILLPVVLPALFLLRAEQATAGADLLARMQAELTVHLEVEGELILEWAGQPPRAMDAATGVKVLEYPSALAPQMLVRVRMEFAQGVVRDQTLAVRAQQWCDGLVTREPAERGSGVQRAALDRRRFNALRERDVVLAGVDADLVYARAVPSGRLLTWRDVAKRPLVRRGETAEISAGEGPFQVVLRGICMEDGGKGDIVRFRNPVSKKEFNARVVAESRAEVRF; encoded by the coding sequence ATGCGGCGCCTGTTGATCATCTTGTTGCCGGTCGTCCTGCCCGCATTGTTTCTGCTCCGGGCGGAGCAGGCAACCGCGGGCGCGGACTTGCTGGCGCGGATGCAGGCCGAACTTACGGTGCATCTCGAAGTCGAGGGGGAGCTGATATTGGAGTGGGCGGGACAGCCGCCGCGGGCGATGGATGCGGCGACCGGCGTCAAGGTGCTGGAATATCCCTCCGCGCTCGCGCCCCAGATGCTGGTGCGCGTGAGGATGGAGTTTGCCCAAGGCGTCGTGCGCGACCAGACGCTGGCCGTGCGCGCGCAACAATGGTGTGACGGCTTGGTGACGCGCGAGCCGGCCGAGCGCGGGAGCGGCGTGCAGCGCGCGGCCCTGGATCGGCGCCGGTTCAACGCGTTGCGCGAGCGCGATGTCGTGCTGGCCGGCGTCGATGCCGATCTGGTTTATGCGCGCGCGGTGCCGTCGGGCCGGCTGTTGACGTGGCGCGACGTGGCCAAGCGGCCGCTGGTGCGCCGCGGCGAGACGGCGGAAATCTCGGCGGGGGAGGGGCCGTTTCAGGTCGTCCTGCGCGGCATTTGCATGGAGGACGGCGGCAAGGGCGACATCGTGCGCTTCCGCAATCCCGTCTCGAAAAAAGAATTCAACGCCCGGGTCGTGGCCGAGTCGCGGGCCGAGGTGCGTTTCTGA
- the flgG gene encoding flagellar basal-body rod protein FlgG gives MNLSLYSAATGMGAQQLNLNTIANNLANVNTAGFKRSKIEFQDMLYQRTRAAGAETGGGNVLPTGIEIGNGSRVSATARVFTQGQLTESGERFDMAIRGDGFFEVQRTDGTIAYTRDGSFKVNGNGEIVTANGLQVLSGFEAVPAGTTDVTISEGGEVTYTTANGNQTFRLTLTRFANPAGLRSVGGNLFEESGASGTPETGQPGEEGFGTIHQYNLEASNVNMVEEMVNLIVAQRAYEVSSKAIQASDEMLEKVTQLKR, from the coding sequence ATGAACCTCTCACTCTACTCCGCCGCCACCGGCATGGGCGCCCAGCAGCTCAACCTCAACACCATCGCGAACAATCTCGCGAACGTGAACACCGCGGGCTTCAAGCGCAGCAAAATCGAATTCCAGGACATGCTCTACCAGCGCACGCGCGCCGCGGGCGCGGAGACGGGCGGAGGCAATGTGCTGCCCACGGGCATCGAGATCGGCAACGGCTCGCGGGTGTCCGCCACCGCCCGCGTGTTCACGCAAGGGCAGTTGACGGAGTCCGGCGAGCGGTTCGACATGGCGATCCGCGGCGACGGTTTTTTTGAGGTACAACGAACCGACGGCACCATCGCCTACACGCGCGACGGATCGTTCAAGGTGAACGGCAACGGCGAGATCGTCACGGCCAACGGACTGCAAGTGCTGAGCGGTTTCGAGGCGGTTCCCGCCGGCACCACCGACGTCACGATTTCCGAGGGCGGCGAGGTGACCTACACCACGGCGAACGGGAACCAGACCTTCCGGCTCACGCTGACGCGTTTCGCCAACCCCGCCGGCCTGCGCAGCGTGGGCGGCAACTTGTTCGAGGAGTCCGGCGCCAGCGGGACGCCCGAGACCGGGCAGCCGGGCGAGGAGGGGTTCGGCACCATCCACCAATACAATCTCGAGGCGTCCAATGTGAACATGGTGGAGGAAATGGTGAACCTCATCGTCGCCCAGCGCGCCTACGAGGTGAGCAGCAAGGCGATCCAAGCATCGGACGAAATGCTGGAGAAGGTGACGCAGCTCAAGCGTTGA
- a CDS encoding flagellar hook-basal body protein, with protein sequence MNVGIYQNAASLSALERWQNVVTQNLASSEVSGFKRRTVQIGANFAGELYPDTASRPGAGEMLSAFFPKTSSSVNFQQGEIRPTDRELDMVIESDGFFSVRGADGQVLYTRAGSFQLSPERTLVTAEGFPVLSDGGDPIELQPEGGNVIVNKEGTVVQDETIIGRLGIYRFDRPGQLIPRAGGYFAASPGAAPMEIEEPGVLQERIEMSNVAPLREMVDLIAITRAYEVNAKMIQSRDDLMGKTIEAFS encoded by the coding sequence ATGAATGTCGGCATTTATCAGAACGCAGCGTCGCTGTCCGCCTTGGAGCGGTGGCAGAATGTGGTGACTCAGAATCTGGCTTCGAGCGAGGTGTCCGGCTTCAAGCGCCGCACGGTGCAGATCGGCGCGAATTTTGCCGGCGAGCTGTATCCCGACACCGCCTCCCGGCCCGGGGCAGGCGAGATGCTGTCCGCGTTTTTTCCAAAAACGTCCAGTTCGGTGAACTTTCAGCAGGGCGAGATCCGGCCCACCGACCGGGAGCTGGACATGGTGATCGAGTCGGACGGATTTTTTTCGGTGCGGGGCGCCGACGGCCAAGTGCTCTATACGCGGGCGGGCTCCTTCCAATTATCGCCCGAACGGACCTTGGTCACGGCCGAGGGATTCCCGGTCTTGAGCGACGGCGGCGATCCCATCGAGCTTCAACCCGAGGGTGGCAACGTGATCGTCAACAAAGAGGGCACCGTGGTGCAGGACGAGACCATCATCGGGCGCCTGGGCATTTACCGGTTTGACCGTCCCGGCCAGTTGATCCCGCGAGCGGGCGGCTATTTCGCGGCGTCGCCCGGTGCGGCCCCGATGGAAATCGAGGAGCCCGGCGTGCTGCAGGAGCGCATCGAGATGAGCAACGTGGCGCCGCTGCGCGAGATGGTGGACCTGATCGCGATCACCCGCGCCTACGAGGTCAATGCCAAGATGATCCAAAGCCGCGACGACCTCATGGGAAAAACGATCGAGGCTTTTTCCTGA
- a CDS encoding flagellar motor protein MotB, producing the protein MAGKGGGGAWKVAYADFVTAMMALFMVLWISAQDESIVVATSQYFQSPRKALLDGAAGILSVERMRPVRMEKVGDKGDEGTGLVDQRKIDTQFLQEIADNLYRLLNLDEVAGERPIEIQVTSDGLKVTLYDRGKRPLFKEDSAEFTDWGNFVMETLAWIIDRHQFNVVIEGHTRKGVAMANPDYSSWELSSDFANTSRRSLTHYAVNPDLIERVSGFADTKPLPGLDAADESNQRVTLSMSLRRRASTPASVSGTGAAAPPAPAENGKAR; encoded by the coding sequence ATGGCCGGCAAAGGAGGCGGCGGAGCCTGGAAAGTGGCCTACGCGGATTTTGTCACCGCGATGATGGCCTTGTTCATGGTGCTGTGGATTTCGGCCCAGGACGAAAGCATCGTGGTCGCGACCTCGCAGTATTTCCAGTCGCCCCGCAAAGCGCTGCTGGACGGCGCGGCGGGCATCCTGTCGGTCGAGCGGATGCGGCCCGTGCGCATGGAGAAGGTGGGCGACAAGGGCGATGAGGGCACCGGCTTGGTGGACCAAAGAAAAATCGACACGCAGTTTCTTCAGGAAATCGCCGACAACCTCTACCGCCTGCTGAACCTCGACGAGGTGGCGGGCGAACGGCCGATCGAGATCCAGGTCACATCGGACGGGCTCAAGGTCACCTTGTATGATCGCGGCAAGCGCCCCCTCTTCAAGGAGGACAGCGCCGAGTTCACCGACTGGGGCAATTTCGTGATGGAGACGCTGGCGTGGATCATCGACCGCCACCAGTTCAACGTCGTGATCGAGGGGCACACGCGGAAGGGCGTGGCGATGGCGAATCCCGATTATTCGTCCTGGGAGCTCTCGTCCGACTTTGCGAACACCTCCCGCCGCTCCCTGACCCATTATGCGGTGAACCCGGACCTGATCGAGCGGGTTTCCGGGTTTGCCGACACCAAGCCGCTGCCGGGACTCGATGCCGCGGACGAGTCGAACCAGCGCGTGACCCTGAGCATGTCGCTCCGCCGCCGCGCCTCCACCCCGGCGTCCGTATCGGGAACCGGCGCCGCCGCGCCACCAGCGCCCGCCGAAAATGGAAAAGCCAGATAA
- a CDS encoding motility-associated protein, giving the protein MMVLIGILIVMLATLGGFALGGGNVLVLLHISEYVIIFGMALGLLIIASPPHVGRDIVRKVVGAVFGRKTRRDGYFDLLKLLYELFVLGRRNGLIALEEHISDPEQSVILRKYPDFLAHEEHRNFLINALRPVVDGRIKPDQLESLMSTELGAKAEEADHPVHLLQLVGDSLPGIGIVAAVLGIINTMASLADGPEVVGERVAAALTGTLLGVFSAYGFVNPLANRVRMNNLDEMQYLRCIKVAVAGFAKGLAPITAVEVARRSLESSVQPLADELEAALKSLPLPGKA; this is encoded by the coding sequence ATGATGGTATTGATCGGAATTCTGATCGTGATGCTGGCCACGCTGGGCGGCTTTGCCCTCGGTGGCGGCAACGTGCTGGTGCTGCTGCACATATCCGAATACGTGATTATTTTCGGCATGGCGCTGGGGCTGCTCATCATCGCCAGCCCGCCGCACGTCGGGCGGGACATCGTGCGCAAGGTCGTCGGCGCCGTCTTCGGGCGCAAGACGCGGCGCGACGGGTATTTTGACCTGCTGAAACTGCTCTACGAACTGTTTGTCCTCGGCCGGCGCAACGGGCTCATCGCGCTCGAGGAACACATATCCGACCCGGAGCAGAGCGTGATCCTGAGGAAATATCCGGATTTTCTGGCGCATGAGGAGCACCGGAATTTTTTGATCAACGCGCTCCGCCCGGTGGTGGACGGCCGCATCAAGCCCGACCAGCTCGAATCCCTGATGTCCACCGAACTCGGCGCAAAGGCCGAGGAGGCGGACCACCCGGTGCATCTGCTGCAACTCGTCGGCGACTCGCTGCCGGGCATCGGCATCGTGGCGGCGGTGCTGGGCATCATCAACACGATGGCGTCGCTGGCCGACGGCCCCGAGGTCGTGGGCGAGCGCGTGGCCGCCGCGCTCACCGGCACGCTGCTGGGCGTGTTCAGCGCCTACGGCTTCGTCAACCCTCTGGCCAACCGCGTGCGCATGAACAATCTCGACGAAATGCAATACCTGCGCTGCATCAAGGTCGCCGTCGCGGGTTTCGCCAAGGGGCTCGCCCCCATCACCGCGGTCGAGGTCGCGCGGCGTTCGTTGGAAAGCTCGGTCCAGCCGCTCGCGGACGAATTGGAAGCGGCGCTGAAGAGCCTGCCCCTGCCGGGCAAGGCATGA
- a CDS encoding sigma-70 family RNA polymerase sigma factor yields MLTALPEQPTEEKVAPARPVSTAWRAYQDGSGDDTGLIERHLPLVRNVVDRIKVNLPAHVDVADLYSVGVIGLMAALRRFNPEQGSLFSAYASLRIRGAVLDELRRLDWCPRRARVKARKIKEAIAELEQRHGRPATDEEVREHLGLSAKNYARWLEESSPVTFVAIDQPMDNGESLHDIIPDKNGTLARDTMEKDELKQLIAQRMTELPDIQKRVLAMYYFENMRLAEIAAVFHLTESRICQIHSQAVLALRAYVARVRDR; encoded by the coding sequence ATGCTCACCGCGCTTCCAGAACAACCCACCGAAGAGAAAGTCGCGCCGGCGCGCCCGGTCTCCACCGCCTGGCGTGCGTATCAGGATGGGAGCGGCGACGACACCGGGCTCATCGAGCGCCACCTGCCGCTGGTCCGCAACGTGGTGGATCGCATCAAGGTCAACCTGCCCGCGCATGTGGACGTGGCGGACCTCTACAGCGTGGGCGTGATCGGGTTGATGGCGGCGCTCCGCCGCTTCAATCCAGAGCAGGGCAGCCTGTTTTCCGCCTACGCGTCGCTGCGCATCCGGGGCGCGGTGCTCGACGAACTGCGCCGGCTCGACTGGTGCCCGCGCCGCGCCCGCGTGAAGGCCCGCAAGATCAAGGAGGCGATCGCCGAGCTGGAGCAGCGGCACGGGCGTCCCGCGACCGACGAGGAGGTGCGCGAACACCTCGGCCTGTCGGCGAAAAACTACGCGCGCTGGCTGGAGGAATCGAGCCCCGTGACCTTTGTGGCGATTGACCAGCCGATGGACAACGGGGAGTCGCTGCACGACATCATCCCGGACAAAAACGGTACGCTCGCGCGCGACACGATGGAGAAAGACGAGCTGAAACAACTTATCGCTCAACGAATGACAGAATTGCCCGATATACAGAAGCGTGTCCTCGCCATGTATTATTTTGAAAACATGCGGTTGGCCGAGATCGCCGCGGTTTTTCATCTCACGGAATCCCGGATCTGCCAGATCCACTCGCAGGCCGTGCTCGCGCTTCGCGCCTACGTGGCCAGGGTCCGGGATCGTTGA
- the flhA gene encoding flagellar biosynthesis protein FlhA: MIASTSAAVNPASGSSLLRQADLIFIGALFATVLMLIVPVPPFVLDMLLAVSITMSLLVLLVIIYVRAPAEFSGFPTILLGLTLYRLALNICSTRLILTKGYAGGIIDSFGHFVIQGNYIVGFVVFVILVVINFVVITKGAGRIAEVSARFTLDALPGKQMAIDAELNAGIIDEAAATARRTKIQKEADFYGAMDGASKFVRGDAIAGILITLVNVIGGFAIGVFQMDLTLTESLTKFTLLSIGDGLVAQIPALIVSVAAGLLVTRAAEDENLGAQVGRQLLRYPRALQVVGGMMMVFGLIPGMPFWPFALLGGLLFYVARSIPRLAGEGGEKPFKGAAKDAAGGESSPAGGSAPAGGARPGGGAEDIRKLTDVDLFAVEVGYGLLPLADAKQGGDLLARITGARKTLARDRGLVVPPISVRDNLELESNAYRFLLRGRVLAGGTVSVGEWLAMNVSGSQVKLRGKSCKEPVFGIDAVWVPESERTTAEINGYTVVDAASVIVTHLTEALKGAAHHLLGRQDVQGLVDHIKTTHPALVAELLPDLVNLGIIQRVLQNLLRESVPILNLPVILEGVADFAPVTKNPDELSELVRRNLGMYFVHEYESRPGVVRAVTMDPRMEQLLISKIHRAPGDISLALDASVGRHLLAEVMSKSKPFLEAGQPAVLVVGADLRLALRRFLEPSFPRLTVLAYQEIPAGCDIESAGTITLPAGVARAETKAT; encoded by the coding sequence ATGATCGCCTCGACTTCCGCCGCAGTGAATCCCGCCTCCGGCAGCAGTCTGCTGCGCCAGGCCGACCTGATTTTCATCGGGGCGCTGTTCGCCACCGTGCTGATGCTGATCGTGCCGGTGCCGCCCTTCGTGCTGGACATGCTGCTGGCGGTCAGCATCACGATGTCGCTGCTGGTGCTGCTGGTGATCATCTACGTGCGCGCGCCGGCGGAGTTTTCCGGGTTTCCCACCATCCTGCTCGGGCTGACGCTGTATCGCCTCGCCCTCAACATCTGCTCGACGCGCCTGATCCTGACCAAGGGCTACGCGGGCGGGATCATCGATTCGTTTGGCCACTTTGTCATTCAGGGCAACTACATCGTCGGCTTCGTGGTGTTCGTGATCCTGGTGGTGATCAACTTCGTGGTCATCACCAAGGGCGCGGGGCGCATCGCGGAGGTGAGCGCGCGCTTCACGCTCGACGCGCTGCCGGGAAAGCAGATGGCGATCGACGCCGAGCTCAACGCCGGCATCATCGACGAGGCGGCGGCCACGGCGCGGCGGACCAAGATCCAGAAGGAGGCCGATTTCTACGGCGCGATGGACGGCGCGTCGAAGTTCGTGCGCGGCGACGCCATCGCCGGCATCCTCATCACGCTGGTCAACGTGATCGGCGGTTTTGCCATCGGCGTTTTCCAGATGGACCTGACGCTGACGGAGTCGCTGACGAAGTTCACCCTGCTTTCGATCGGCGACGGTCTGGTCGCGCAAATCCCGGCGCTGATCGTGTCGGTGGCGGCGGGCCTGCTCGTCACGCGCGCGGCGGAGGACGAGAACCTCGGCGCGCAGGTCGGCCGGCAGTTGCTGCGTTATCCGCGCGCGTTGCAGGTGGTCGGCGGGATGATGATGGTTTTCGGGTTGATTCCCGGCATGCCCTTCTGGCCGTTCGCGCTGCTGGGCGGCTTGTTGTTTTATGTGGCGCGCAGCATTCCCCGGCTGGCGGGCGAGGGCGGGGAAAAGCCGTTCAAGGGGGCGGCCAAGGACGCGGCCGGCGGCGAATCGTCCCCCGCCGGAGGAAGCGCGCCTGCCGGCGGCGCAAGGCCCGGCGGCGGGGCGGAGGACATTCGCAAGCTGACCGACGTGGACTTGTTCGCGGTCGAGGTGGGCTACGGGTTGCTCCCGCTGGCGGACGCGAAGCAGGGCGGCGACCTGCTGGCGCGCATCACGGGCGCGCGCAAGACGCTGGCGCGCGACCGCGGGCTCGTGGTCCCGCCGATCTCGGTGCGGGACAATCTGGAGCTGGAGAGCAACGCCTACCGTTTCCTCCTGCGCGGCCGCGTGCTTGCGGGCGGCACGGTCTCGGTCGGCGAATGGCTCGCCATGAACGTGAGCGGCTCGCAGGTGAAGCTGCGGGGCAAGTCCTGCAAGGAGCCGGTCTTCGGCATCGACGCGGTGTGGGTGCCCGAGAGCGAGCGCACCACTGCCGAGATCAACGGCTACACGGTCGTCGATGCCGCGTCGGTGATCGTCACGCATTTGACCGAGGCGCTGAAGGGGGCGGCGCATCATCTGCTCGGGCGCCAGGACGTGCAGGGTCTGGTCGACCATATCAAGACGACGCACCCGGCGCTGGTGGCGGAACTGCTGCCGGACCTCGTCAACTTGGGCATCATCCAGCGCGTGCTGCAGAATCTGCTGCGGGAAAGCGTGCCGATCCTGAACCTGCCCGTGATTCTGGAGGGCGTCGCCGATTTCGCGCCGGTCACGAAAAATCCGGACGAGTTGAGCGAGCTGGTGCGCCGCAACCTAGGCATGTATTTTGTCCATGAATACGAGAGCCGCCCCGGCGTGGTCCGGGCGGTGACGATGGACCCGCGCATGGAGCAGCTCCTGATCTCGAAGATCCACCGCGCGCCCGGGGACATCAGCCTGGCCCTCGACGCCTCGGTGGGGCGGCATCTGCTCGCCGAGGTGATGTCGAAGTCCAAGCCCTTTCTGGAGGCGGGACAGCCGGCCGTGCTCGTGGTTGGCGCGGATTTGCGCCTGGCGCTGCGACGCTTCCTGGAGCCGTCCTTCCCGCGCCTGACCGTGCTGGCTTACCAGGAAATTCCCGCCGGCTGCGACATCGAGAGCGCGGGCACCATCACTTTGCCGGCCGGCGTCGCCCGGGCCGAAACCAAGGCCACGTGA
- a CDS encoding EscU/YscU/HrcU family type III secretion system export apparatus switch protein, which produces MAEHDQDQKTELPSEKRLNDAHERGQFAKSPELGVVFMLAAAFGALSLSAGEGARRVAEFGAGIFGHIHLIRIEPGVVPVQFAQAGLVLAGALGPVLVAGIVAALMSGGLQTGFQLTPKAFGVKPERLNPVEGFQRVFSKRTLTHGAIDFLKVTAIGVSLWLAARTLLGDPLFSTPVETPYLGSFIFESALALLARLLLAMSVIAAIAYSYERYKTYRELMMTRQELKEERRQSEGDALVKSAMRRMARRLMQRQMLAAVPTADVVVTNPTHYAVALKYERGVDSAPVVLAKGENRLAMRIKAIAAEHGVPMVEDRAVAKLLHGTGVVGEPIPVSLYKAVAAILVMVYRTHRYYFFRLKARRAEMGGIA; this is translated from the coding sequence ATGGCCGAACACGATCAGGATCAAAAAACCGAGCTTCCTTCCGAGAAGCGGCTGAACGACGCGCACGAGCGCGGGCAGTTCGCCAAGTCGCCCGAGCTCGGCGTCGTGTTCATGCTGGCCGCGGCGTTCGGGGCGCTTTCGCTGTCGGCGGGCGAGGGGGCGCGGCGGGTGGCCGAGTTTGGCGCCGGCATTTTCGGGCACATCCATCTCATCCGCATCGAGCCGGGCGTGGTGCCGGTGCAGTTCGCGCAGGCCGGGCTGGTGCTGGCCGGCGCGCTCGGGCCGGTGCTGGTGGCCGGCATCGTGGCGGCGCTGATGTCGGGCGGGCTCCAGACGGGATTTCAACTGACGCCCAAGGCGTTTGGCGTGAAGCCCGAGCGGCTGAATCCGGTCGAGGGTTTCCAGCGGGTGTTTTCCAAGCGGACGCTGACGCACGGCGCGATTGATTTCCTGAAGGTGACGGCGATCGGCGTGAGTCTCTGGCTGGCGGCGCGGACGCTGCTCGGCGACCCGTTGTTCAGCACGCCGGTCGAGACGCCCTACCTGGGCAGTTTTATTTTCGAGAGCGCGCTGGCCCTGCTGGCCCGGCTGCTGCTCGCGATGTCGGTCATCGCGGCCATCGCGTATTCATACGAGCGATACAAGACCTACCGCGAGCTGATGATGACGCGGCAGGAGCTCAAGGAGGAGCGCCGCCAGTCCGAGGGCGACGCGCTCGTGAAGTCGGCGATGCGCCGGATGGCGCGCCGCCTGATGCAGCGCCAGATGCTCGCGGCGGTGCCGACGGCGGACGTGGTGGTGACCAACCCGACGCACTACGCCGTGGCGCTCAAATACGAGCGCGGCGTGGATTCCGCACCGGTGGTGCTGGCCAAGGGCGAGAACCGGCTGGCCATGCGCATCAAGGCGATCGCGGCCGAGCACGGCGTGCCGATGGTGGAGGACCGTGCGGTGGCGAAGCTGCTGCACGGCACGGGCGTGGTGGGCGAGCCGATCCCGGTCTCGCTCTACAAGGCGGTGGCGGCGATCCTGGTGATGGTTTACCGCACGCACCGGTATTACTTTTTCCGGCTGAAGGCGCGCCGCGCGGAAATGGGAGGCATCGCCTGA
- a CDS encoding flagellar biosynthetic protein FliR, with product MSFDWIVLWLMTGLRATGIVMLLPAPGGRSLPPTLRVACSMMIATLVAGPLAGTATPRLESWGQLVTAVVAELLLGFALGFVGRTIITGAEVGGRMMANELGLMAAPGFDVPTPSQERQPAVVDARIGGPAVTGKNCRETGHEASPRISLRMICGHIICY from the coding sequence ATGTCATTCGACTGGATCGTGCTGTGGTTGATGACCGGGCTGCGCGCCACGGGGATCGTGATGCTGCTGCCGGCCCCCGGGGGGCGCTCCCTGCCGCCGACGCTGCGGGTGGCCTGCTCGATGATGATCGCGACCCTGGTCGCGGGGCCGCTGGCCGGGACAGCCACGCCGCGGCTGGAAAGCTGGGGGCAACTAGTCACGGCGGTCGTGGCCGAGTTGCTGCTGGGCTTTGCGCTGGGCTTTGTCGGGCGGACGATCATCACGGGCGCGGAAGTGGGCGGACGCATGATGGCCAACGAGCTCGGCCTGATGGCCGCGCCGGGTTTCGACGTGCCGACGCCGTCGCAGGAACGACAACCTGCCGTGGTGGATGCTCGAATTGGTGGGCCGGCAGTGACCGGCAAAAATTGCCGTGAAACCGGCCACGAAGCGTCGCCCCGAATTTCCCTACGCATGATATGCGGCCATATAATTTGTTATTAA
- a CDS encoding flagellar biosynthetic protein FliQ, which translates to MNAEAAIDLLKQVVLFALYVTSPFIVLMLLIGLLTSLAQSVTSIQEQTLTFGPKILGLALLLIVLAPWLLRALTEFASSCITRMAIVAG; encoded by the coding sequence ATGAATGCCGAGGCTGCGATTGATCTTTTGAAACAAGTGGTGCTGTTCGCGCTCTACGTGACGTCGCCGTTTATCGTGCTGATGCTGCTGATCGGCCTGCTGACCAGCCTGGCGCAGTCGGTGACGAGCATCCAGGAGCAGACGCTCACCTTCGGCCCGAAGATACTCGGGCTCGCGCTGTTGTTGATCGTGCTGGCGCCGTGGCTGCTGCGGGCGCTGACGGAATTCGCGTCCTCGTGCATCACCCGCATGGCGATCGTGGCGGGATGA